In the Apodemus sylvaticus chromosome 3, mApoSyl1.1, whole genome shotgun sequence genome, TTTGCTCTAAGTGATCACTGTCACTGACTTGATTAATATCGTTACAGATTAGTCGGAGTCTTCTAGAACGCTCATGCAATCCCACCTCTGGGCTATCTGCTGGCAATTATGTCGAGTTTCATTTGTATTGTCAAATCTATCGGTCGttcatttctttctgttgctaAGCAACACCTGGTTCTTGCATGAAAAGTCACAACGCattcatttctcattttcctgGTGGTAGGCACTTAACAGTTTCGAGTTTGGGGCTACTTTAAATAGCGCCACTggaaacattcacacacatgataCTGGAGGTGGCTcccctcttgttttgttttattttctgttggtaGAGTAATTTTAAAAGGTAATACATTGCTCTGACACTTATCACGAGGGGAAACATACAATACAAAATGCCACAGGTTAAAGGAAGGGTCTCATGAAATAAGAATACAGCAGGTGGATGACAAGTTAGGAATTAAAAGCATAACTCTGGCTACACTGAAGCGTGAGAACTTACAGAGGACACAGGGGTAGACCACGAAACTGTGGGCGCGCTCTAATACTTTTGCTGCTGTTGGAGTTTTGAAACAGCTCACTGTCATCTCAAGCTCCTAAGCAATGACTCTGTGCCTCAGCTGAGACTAGAAGCAGATATTTTCCGGATGCTGGCCACAGACTCTGAACAACACAGCTATCACAGGCAGATCCTTTCGTGATGAAGATACTGAGAGGTTTGCTGAGCTAGGAATTCATCTCAGATTCACCCCTCTTTGTTGGGCACTTGGCTGCCTTTAGGACTGGGTAGGGGTCCCCAGGAACATCTCACTCATTTGGAAACTAATCTGTCTTTGTTCTTGGCCCTCAACTTGACCCCGTAAGTGTCTTCTAAGTGCACTATGAACCCTGACCTGGGACCTCTTCATGACACCCTCCGGGGTTGACTTATGCGTAGGTGTCACTCCTGCTAGGTGCTCCTTGGGATAGGAGAGGGGTGGGATCTAAACATCCTCAGGCTAGCCTTGTACCCACCTTGACCATCAATCAGCCACTCTGGTTTCCAAGCAACTGTAGGGCGGGAGCCTGTGTCTGGGAGGCGGGCCTTGGGAGCTGCACAAAGCTGGCTTGAGGGAACATTTTGCGCAAGacatttcccaagtgctggtgagATTGTGCCATAATTCCCCAGCCCCCTGGCTGCAGTCCCATGCCCTTCCCACTTTGTGTTATAAAAGCCACTGCACCCTCCCGCCACCAGTTAGCTCCTCCCGGGTCTGGTGCCTCTGAGTGTCGTGGGCATGGCGCTGCACGTGTTTCTTGCCGTGTTGAGCCTCCTACCGCTGTTAGAAGCTCAGAATGCAGAACATGCCAACATCACCATAGGCACGCCAATCACCAATGAGACCCTGAGCTGGGTGAGTGCCTGCCCGGGGCCTGGACCTGAGTATCACAGGAGGCTACTTTTTCCTCTGGGCTTTCCCTTCCCTGATGTCTGTGTTCATCTCTGGGCTCCTGGTACTGCTCTTCCTTCCGTCTCCTGGAGACTCTGGtggcatccccctgcctccaaaccCAGAAGTTTCACTCTGAGTTCTCTCAGTAGGGGACAGAGCAGTAGGATGGCTGGTTTTTGAGGTGCCCATGGGATCCCCACCTGGAGCTTCAGTCTTCCCATGTGTGGCTCAGAAGTTTGCCTGCCCCTCATCACGGCTGACCGCCGAGGTCCACGCTGGAAGCCCTGACCCTCTGTGTGCCTGCTTCTCCCCAGCTCTCTGGCAAATGGTTTTTCATGGGCGCGGCTTTCCAAAACCTCAAGTACAAGCAGGATGTTCAAAAGCTGCAGACGGTATTTTTTTACCTTACCCCCAACTTGATAAACGACACGATGGAGGCTCTGGAGTTTCTGACCATGTGAGTCCTTGCAGCCCATCCCGGCCCAGGccaactgcctctgcctggcCTCCCAACCACCTTCAGGAATGAGGGCAGCTGCCTTGCCTACCCCCATTGCTGGTCAGATCACCTCTCTCTCAGTTGCCCACTTTCTCTTGGCTTTTTAGAGATGACCAGTGTGTCTATAACTCCACCCATCTGAGATTCCAGAGAGAGAATGGGACCATCTCCAAGTTTGGTAAGGGTGTGAACGCACTGCTTTCCGGGAGGCATTGCAAGGGTCTGAGGGGGGAAGCAGAACGGGGCGGTTAGATCTGTTAGGTCACTCTGAGGCTTGTAAGTGGAAGCAGATTTCAAACCGGAGTCCAGCTCCCAGGCCAGTCCCCCCTTAACCATTCTTTATGATTGTTTGTGAGCTCAGAGTGGGAACCCATGGGTTGGGAAGGCAATGACTTCAGTCGCAACCCAATGCCACCAGGGACAGCACATAGGAAGGCTGGAGATCAGACACTCCCTAGCTTTTAATCGTCCCCCCCCCAGGGGATGGTTCAATGTTTAAGGGGAAGTTTTAACTGtgccccaccaccccaccaccccaccaccaagGGTCCTTTCTAAGGCTCCATCCTGAGGCTTGCATCCAATGGAGAGGCTGAGAGAGTGGCAGCCCCAGGGAGCCCGGCGTTTGCCCATAGCTTCCTCACCTTGGGGATGGGGACCACAGCATCATTCTAGTGACTCACAAAGCCCTTCCTCCTTCAGAAGGAGGAGTAGAAATTCTTGCTCACCTGATAGTGCTGAAGAAACACGGGGCCTTCATGTTTGCCTTTGACCCGAAGGATGAGAAGAAACAGGGGCTGTCCTTCTACGGTAGGCCCCTCGCAGCCCTGGTCCCCAGCTCCACTGGGCCTTACCCTTGGTCCCCCACCCACATCCCACATCCCTacctgccccgcccccatctGCTGGACCCTTACCCAGAACACCCCTGCCCCCTTCTCCCTTGCAGCTAAAAAGCCAGATTTAGCCCCAGAGCTGAGGGAAATATTCCAGAAGGCTGTCAAACACATGCGCATGGATGAATCCGAAATCGTATTTGTTGACTGGAGAAAGGTAAATGGAGAGGCTGAATGACATCTCCCTGGCAGCGGTCCCATTTTCAGTGACCCTAGAGGCTCAGAGAGGGCAAGCTTCTGGTTGAAGCAGCACAGCGAGGCAGGTATCTTGCGAGCTCTCCTGCCTACTGTCCCAGCCGAGATTCACCAAGATCACAGATGGGCAGTGAGCCTGAGGTGGGTGAGGCTAAGCAGGAGATCCCGGAAAGACTGTGGAGGACGAGGGGCAAGACCAGGAGGGGTGACTGAGGGGACAGCAGGTGCCAGGGTCCCAGGTTTCTCCCTGTTCTTTGTTTTCACTACCTATGCTAGCAGGAGTTGTGATTGACGTCTTCTGTGCCGCATCAACTCCAACAAGGCCGATAGCTTTGATAGGCAGGGATGACCCGCAGAGTCGTCTTGCTGCTCTGTGTAAACTTGTGCTGAGGGAGAGGCCGCCTCAGCTTTAGCTTTCCCCCAGCAGAGGCCATAGGAACAACCGATCCGCTTGCGCTTAGTTGGAGAGATACTTTTGTGACTCCATTGTCTGGTCACCTGAGCCTTTCCTGGTGtcaccagccccacccccaccccgggttCCCAGGGGGACCGGGcctgcatacacacactgcaATTGAGCCCTTTCACAGCCTGCCTTCCCCACCTCCCGACCAGCGGGGCCGGTAGACTCACCCTGCACCTGCGGACAGAAGTGTTCGGAAAATGCCTGCCGTGTGGCCGGCTGCCCTGTGGCGGTCAATGGGGTCAACAAGATGGAGCTCAGAGATGAGGAACGACTTGCCCTAGACTAGCGGTTCTCAAGGGCGGGTCACAACCCAACCCCGTATGTCGGATATCCCATACATCAGATACTTAGGATTtataacaggagcaaaattacagttatgaagtagcaatgaaaacatgGTTGGGGTCAGCACAACACGAGAAACCGTGTGAAAGGGTCACAGTATTTATGAAGGCTGACAGCCACTGTTCTGACTCCAGAGGAGCCATGGTAGATCTAAGATACAGCTGGCTGACACTACCCTGCCCTTTCTGGCCAAACAACGTGTCCCCTTGACCCCACCTTAAAAATAGTATTCattgctagtgtgtgtgtgtgtgtgtgtgtgtgagagagagagagagagagagagagagagagcacacacaagCATGCCACAAGCtatgtgtggatgtcagaggacggTTGTGACCGCGTCCTTTTCACCGTTCTCTCATGACAGCCGTCCTCTCATGGGCTCTGGGGAGTGACTTGGAACTACCCTTCAGGCTTACCTACCTTGCCAGGTTTTTCATTCTGTTCtgtttgttctgctttgttttattttgtttttgcatttcacCCTGCAGCCCAGGCTAACCTGCAACTTGAagcaagcctcctgcctcagtataCCCCAACCCAGTCACTCTGCTCTCTTCCCTGATATCTTCTAGGATAAGTGCAgtcagcagcagaagcagcttgAACTGGAGAAGGAGACCAAGAAGGACCCTTAGGAAAGCCAGGCAGCTCTCTGAACTCCTTGGGCTGTCGCCAtgcccaccccacccaaccccacccctgTGCACTTGATTCTGTCTTTGCAACAATAAAGTTTTGGTGAAACAGTCAATATCATTTCTTTGCTCccatccttttcctccctctctctctccctccctccctccctccctaccccttccctccctctctccctctccttcccttcctataGAGGCTAAGTCCAATAAGCCCCACCCAGGGAATCTGAGGGCTTCCTGGAAGGGGCATCTGAGTCAGGCTAGAAGGAACTGATCGAACCTGATGCTCTAGCTATAATCCCCAAACCGTAGAGCACCTTTGGGGAAGACAAGGCAGAAGACCCAGGCAGcagtgagtgggggtggggaaccccGGTGTGCAGTTCCTGTCCCAGGGCCTTCACTTCTGAAGTGCCATTCTAAGCCCTGGAAGGGAGATGAGTTGGGAGACAGAAAGGCGCATGTCCAACACACTAACGTGATCGCAGTATAAAAGGCCAAGGCAAGGTGGCACGGCAGACTTGGCCCAGGCTAGAGGGGCTGGGTGTCCCTAGAGAGAATCCTCAGGGTACCCGTGTGGGGCACTGTGAGATGACAATGCTTCCCGAGAGGCCAGCTGACATCGATCTCACAGCTGCGACCAGAGTTCCTGAGGCACAGTCGGCTCAGTGGCAAACTCAGGGTCCGAGATCATCTTTACCCTTGACTGGCTTGGCAGTCACCTAGGGGACAGACtccgtgtgtgtctgtgaggacatTTCCAGAGAGAGCCATCCACCCTGACTGCAGGCAGCACCGTTCCTTGGGCTGCGGTCCCCCACTTAACAACATGAAAATGAGCTGAGTACCCACAGTTCATCTGTGTGCTAAGCCTACGACTGTCCCGACCGGATGCAGCATGACATGGTGACCGTGCCCCTCCTCACCCACGAGCCTCCTCCCTTCATTAGCTTTTGTCAACTGTAGTGTCACAGAAATGGGAAAGGCACCTCATGCGGATTAGAGCCAATGCACTGGGGGCACAGTGAATCACAGACGTTGCCCAGAGCCAAGCCAGCCACAGGCACAGGGCGTTATCTGCCCGGGAAGGAGACTCTAGCTTGGGGCTTGTCAGACACTTCCTGCTGAGTGTCTCTCCCCATTTCTGGCCTGGGGATTCAGGTCTTGCTCCTCCTGGAGATTCAAGCCTTGCTCATTCGGCCACTCCAGGCAAAGGACGGGGAAAAGCCGGAGAGGCAGGTGTCAGCAGAAGGGCGGGCAGATTCTGGAATGATATGTAGCAAGTACCCTGGGGGAGACTGTAACTGGGCGTCCACTTCCCTGCCCGCACCCTCGTCTTTAGAAACTACAGGCTCCCGGCACACAGCACAGACACAGGTAGCTTTGGggatttcttttccctttcttaagttcattatttattttctttcatttgcttttataacaaaaatagatttttaaatgccTCAAATATATAAACAATCTGTGATAAGACACACACATCCCAGAAATGTTGAGGTCACTCTGCTATGGGACAGGGGAAAGGGGGGTTGGCCAGGTCTCTCAGCCTCAGGCCAGGGCCTGGCAGGTTCTCTAGAGGATGCTAACAAAATCCAAAGACATAGACAGTGGGAACGTCTGAGGCTGCTGGGTGCTTCCTGGCCCTACATGGGCAGCCTCTACTCTGTGGGCTCATGGGAAAAACTTCTGTATCCACAGAAGAGCTGGGCATGTGTCATCAGAGGCCTCTGTCCCAAGACATTTACGGGTCCCCAAGTACTACCCCTGCCCACTAGTTACTAGGAACAAAATCCCTAACCAGTTCTCCCTGACAATGTCTGCCTCAGAGTGGCTAGTACAGGCAGTGACCAAAAATGCTTCAAAAATGACCCTAGCCTTTTCTTGTCCTCTCTGGCCTTCTGAGACAGGTCCAAGCTCAAGTTAGCACCCCAGTGTGAAGACATTCTGTCCAGTGAGAGCCATATTATTAGCTGCggaagcacacacacaagagggGGACACTGAGGAGAGCCTCAGAGGCTCGGACTCACAGAAGGAGCTATGGTCACTACATCTGTCAGGCTGTCCTGGTTTCCTGGACATTCACGACCACTCCTGACCAGGCCAGTGTCTCTCCATTTTAAATACGCCACATGGACCAGGCACGTGGCACtcctggggagggggagatgacATCTTTCCAGCCATCTGCGATACCAGGAGACTGTTGACTGGGAAACAACGGCGGCTGCCTCTCAAGAGTCTCCAGGGGGGGTCAGAAAAGGCAGGAACCTCGCAGGCTACGGGCATGGCGCAGGTCTGCAGACAGGGAGCGGCTCAGCTGACGGCTGGTGGAGCGGACGTTCTCAGCGGCCCGGGCAGCCTCTCTGAGTGCGGCCTGCAGCTCCTCCAGGTCATTCAGACCCAGATGGACAGAGTGCCGGGTTCTCCGAGGTCCCCGAGCAGCCTGTGGGGAAGCTGTCTGGGCTGAGGTAGGTGCTGGGGTTGCATAGTAcctggggagggaagaaagagcatATGCTCTGGTAAGAGTGTAGGGCTAGGGGTTCCATGGCTACAGTACATCCTGCTCTGTTTCCTCTCCTGTACAAGGCCTGTGTGGACAAACAAACTGACAGTGATGAAGGAGAGAATATGTATGAGTGCTTGCCCTGGAGCAGGCGTAGGCACAACTAGTTCCCACCATCCTCTGACATAGCAATCACTTACAGAGCACCCAGACCACCCTAGTGTGTGCACGCTGCAGCTGCAATGGAATTCAGTATCTGGAACCTTTCTCTAATCTGCAAGTGGCAGGTGTTGATGGAGGGCACCAAAGGGAATGACTGGGCGTCCTGGGGGTAGCAGAGCAGCTCACACCCCCTTCTTGATGGAAAACCTGGGCTCTCTGTGGCTTCCATACTTGCAGTTCACAGGAGGGccagcttggcctctgaggtccAAGCTTTCCTGGGCAGATGCTGAAGGCACTGGATTACAGAGCCTCAGTCAGCTGCAGGGCTGCATCTGGCCAGCAGgtggcagcacagcacagctgcaGTTTCTAGTTCAACCATGGTGGGAGCTCAGTCCTGCTGTGCAGACAGGAGAAACCTGAGGTGTGGTTTGTTCTAACAATGCCTGAAGCACTAAGGCTACTGGTCACCCTTGATGTCATCATCTTGAGCATCCGTTTGTCAGAAGAAGAAACAGGCCAGAGAGCCAAAGTGAACAGCCCAAAGTCATTCTTGGACTGCTGGCCACTTAATTGTCCTTTCCTTGGGGCCACCACACCCTGGTGAGCTCATCCCCAGGCCCAGACTGTAAAGATTTGCCTTGAAAACAGTAGAGAACCCTGAGGCACCCATCGGGCTGCTAAATGACACCAAGCCTCCCCTGCCCAAGGACAGGAAACATGGCAGGTGCCCATCCGTCTGTACCACGTGAGCCAGGGTCTGAACACAGGCAAGGCTGGTCCTAAGAAGCCACCAAGACTCAAGCAAGAAGGCAGAAGAAATGTACCTCAGGCCTGGCCCCTCAGGCCTGCTGGTGCCCTGGGCTTCTCTTCCTGCTGGCATCAGCCGCCACAGAGAAGGCTACCACCCCGTTAACCACAGAGGCGGACTAGCTATTGGTAACATTGCATCCCAGCAGACCCACTTTGCagtggaggaaactgaggctgagaggtAGCAGTGGTGACGGTTAGGACTAGAAAAGGGGTTCAGGGAAATGGCTAAGGTTCCATTTAGTCAGTCATGACATTTCTTGGAGTCACAATGCAGACTCCACAAATATCCAAGTGGGTCCTTGATAGTGTCTCACTTAATCCTCACACACTAGGACCTAGTAGAGCCACTCCCCCATTGAACtgacagagaaactgaggcttaaaGCAGTCCTCTGCCTCAGCCACAGCAGTCATAAGAGAAGGGATTCTGGCACAGCCACCCCTGAAATGTCACCAGGCTGCCACGCCCACTCTCCACCTCTTGGTAGTTGGTGCCCAAGCCCAAAACCATCTGACCTAAGTCAAGGGTGCTAGAGGTGCAAGCTTTGGTTAACACTAAAACATTCGAATTGGTTTTCTCCTAGTGATGGCTTTGCATATGAACACAGGCGTGGGAGTTGGCTGGGGCCGGGGGCAGGGAAGATGGAGTACACTCAACACTCTTAAACCCAAAACCGTTCCACTAATGAGGGGCAATTGAAagaaggtagaaaaaaattagaaactatgcttactttatacacacacacacacacacacacacacacacacacacacacacacacaccttaatacatatatacatacacacaggctcacTCTCTAGGAGAGGAAGATGGCTTAGTGTTCTAGGTCCTGAGGAAGCTATAACTACAGAGACAGGGCCCTCTCACTAGTCTAGTTTACCACCGGGTCCCCAAGCACCCAGCAGACTGTCCTGTAAGAGTTTGCTGAGTGACTACAAGAATGCAGGCTTGTATTCCATTCTCCATATGGACACGTTACAGGGCGGCattacccatggctcacagccctCTGACACGACGGAGGGATGCTGATTTTCTCAGGTACTCAGGTAGCTTGGGGCAGCTGGAGGGGAAGACTCACACAGTGGGTGGTGGATAAGGTATGATGGGAGCTGAGGAGACGTAGGCCAAGGCTGGTGGTGCTGGGGCTGGGGGTGCAGCAGCCAGGTACCAGAGTCCAGGGGCCATTTGCACTGGCGAGCCCGTCTGCCGGTTCTTCCGCTTGAGGCTGGGGGTGGAAGGTGCAGGTTTCTTGGGTGTGTTTTTCTCTGtaagggaaggaaggacacaGAGACACTGCGTGAGGAGAAGGGCAGATGCAGCCAGCATGGTGGGTCAGCCAGCCACCCCTTCGCTTGCGGCTGACGGGCAGTGGAGGACCACCCTACGGAGTGAGTGCATCCCTCTGGGATGTAACTCCTCTGTTCCATTCTAGCTGAGCTTACAGCATCCCCAAGATCTGGCCAAGCCCATGACTGGAGGAAGATGCTCAATCCTACCAGAGGGGCCTAAGTGGGAGCCATCTGCTTCAGCTGAGGACTTGACTTCACCACACAGGGAACAGCGGAGGGTGTCAGCGGCAGACGGTCCCTGTGGCTCTCTAGAGACAGCACTGcctggaagggaagagagagagggagggaggtctgCAAACAATGATTGGCATCTCTATTGTCAGACCTGGGTCCCCTGCAGAGACCACCAGGCTGGCTGATGGAGGAGACTGTATGCAGTAACCCTGGCGGTGTAAGCAGGCACTAACCGCATGCTAGCTGCTAAGGACTCTAGGCATCACCCCACTGTGCCTAGCCGCTCAATGGGCTAGCTACTCTGCCCATCACCCCTCTATAGTGGAGGAAACGGAGGCTCCAAGGGAAGTTGCCATCTGATCTCAGGCCCGGGGGCCCTCCAGATGACAAGCCGATTTTGCCTTTGAGACAGCCTCAGTGTATTCATGGGAGCCCAGAACAGGGAAACCAGGGTCAGTGGAGGGTCATGGGATCACTGGCTGCAGATACCCAGTGCGGCCCCTGCCTGAGCCTCACACTTGCCCACTGGCTTTCCAGGCCTCACTTGTCCAGCACACACTCTGGGAACTCCCACACCCTGGCCCTGGGCTGCCCTGACCACTCTGCTTTGATGCTGACTCCTTGGAGACAATATTGGTAGGCACTGAGCTAGGGAGTGAATGAGTGAATTGGAAAGTCTGTCAGGACATCGACCCATGGTGGGGAAGGCCCAGTGCTCTGgagcataaagacctgagttcaaagaTTGGTTCTACCACTTGTAAGCTGTGTGCCCCTGAGCAAATTACcttcctctcagaagacagtccGCGTTCAGCTCTAATACAAATTCCCAATAGGGAGAGGTTCAAGCCTCCGCTGAACAAAATGCTGTCTCTTACCTGTGTCCTGGGTCCGAATGGGCTGGCAGCGGGGACAGGAGGCTGTGCCGCTGTCCTTCAGGACGGCCTTTGGGGACAGAATGTGGTACTCCTGGCCTGGAGAAGAATCCAGAAAGATCAGTGTTGAGACCTGTGTGGACTTGGGTCTGCTTtaatctctcttctctttcattgGTGTTACTATTTCCTCTCTGCCTATTtcctgtgcacatgtgagtgcacaAACCCACAGATGTACCCgttgcacacacgtgtgcacatacacacagaacacagaTGCTTGTGCactggtgccctctcctggctccTTGGTGCATCTCTGCTTCTAGAAGCAGCTGCCATTTCCTGCGGTATGGAGGTGATTAGGGCAGAAGCCACAGGATGCAGAAGCTGGAGAGGCAGAAACCTTGGGACTAGCTAGTGTCAGGAGTTAGGAGTCAGCACTGTCTCGTCCTCGCCCTAGGCTCAGTTGGGGGATCAGGAGCGTCTCTCCTTGGGCTCTAAACAGCTGGAAAGGGGGGCGTCATAGGGCCAGTGTCTGGAACAGTGTCAAGGACAGACAATGTACTGGACAGCCAACGGAAAGCTCTCAACACTACTAGGATATCTGGCTGGTCCCAGCATGGTCTTGAGCTCCTCAAGTCCCACTGGACAaagatgcaaacaaacaaacaaacaaaaacacaacaacaatgaaaaccatagccaaaacaaaacaaaacaaaaaacaaggacaaaggctggagagatgactcagtggataaagtccTTACGATGCCCAGGTGAAGACCAGAGATTGGATCCTTGGCACTCACATGAAAGGAGGAGGGTGGGTACAGCGACCACCTGTAtccgagcactcaggaggcagggggtgagCGGGAGAGACAGAAACCCAGGGCAAGATAGCCACCTGAACTTCCTGAATTGGTGAGATTCGGGCTCAGTCAGAGGTCAGGCCTGTACTGGCTGCtgggttttgtgtcaacttaatttgagctaaagtcatcagagaggaaggagccttaaCTGAGGGAATGCCTCCACAAGATGATGCTATAACACATTCCTTCGTGAGTGATTGATGCGGGAGGGCCCAGGCCacggtgggtggggccatccctgggctggtggccctgagTTCTATAcgaggcaggctgagcaagctatgaggagcaagccagtcagcagcacccctccctggtcttgcatcagctcctgcctccaggttcctgccctgcttgagttcctgtcctgacttccttcctttcatcGTTATTTGGGGATGAAcagcctttcctccacaacttgctgtttggtcatggtgtttcctaaCAGCCATAGAGACCCAGACAGAGACACTGCATCGGTAATAGAGTGAGCAAGAAAGACAGTAGACATATGaggacacacaagcacatgcatcatgcacacatgtgccca is a window encoding:
- the Orm1 gene encoding alpha-1-acid glycoprotein 1 gives rise to the protein MALHVFLAVLSLLPLLEAQNAEHANITIGTPITNETLSWLSGKWFFMGAAFQNLKYKQDVQKLQTVFFYLTPNLINDTMEALEFLTIDDQCVYNSTHLRFQRENGTISKFEGGVEILAHLIVLKKHGAFMFAFDPKDEKKQGLSFYAKKPDLAPELREIFQKAVKHMRMDESEIVFVDWRKDKCSQQQKQLELEKETKKDP